The nucleotide sequence TTAATCCTGATATTAATGTTTTTGAGGAAGTAAAACCGTTAATTACTGATTTATTTCGTCGTCAACTGATAGGGGATAATCCAATACCAACTCTTTTAAGAACGGCTTTAGACTTCAAGTCAATTTATTTAAAAACTCCCCGACAATTAGAGGTTTTATTAGAGGGTTTAACTTCAGAAAATTTGCAATGGAACTTGAATTTAAAAGAATTAAGTTCGGTTCGCCGTAGTATGGATGATTCGGCAAATCGATTATCTTTTAGTGTGGTGGTGGGGTCATTAATTATTGGAGCGGCTATTATTTCCAGTGGGGCACAATCTCAACAGTTGTCTTTAATTAGTAATGTTTTATTTGCTGTTGCTAGTTTTTTGGGGTTATGGTTAGTGATTAGTATTTTGCGCTCTGGGTTAAAATAGAACCTTAATTAACGTTGTGCTAACCAATTGGATAAGCTTGAGAGTTCAGAAAAATCTAATAAAGACTGGGGTGCGGAACGCGTTCCGCACTCACTTAAATCATCTAAATCTTGGGCTGATAAACTCTTTATTTTTGTCTGTAACTCTGGTGCAATTGTGCCAAACTTACGAGTTAGTAAACGAATAATTAAATCTTGCTTTCCTTGCAGAATTCCTTGAGATAAACTTTGTTCTACTCGTTCATTAGCCCAAGGTAATAGATGACCCATATTATCCCACCAGCGCAACCAATAAGTTGTTAGTTGATTTCTCGTACCATACCATACCCCTAAATATAAATTCATGGTTTCAATCCAATATCGCTCATTTTGATCAGCTTTTTCCAATTCATAACGCCCATTTTTAAGAGAATGAACCTCTAATATTCCTTCTTTAGGCTCAAAAATGACATAAATAGGAACTTGTAAAATACGTTCATAAAAATACCATTTTCCATAGGGATAAGTAGACTTGGCTGAATATTCGCTTTGCTCTGCATCTGATAAAAATTCCATCACTACAGCAGGAGTATCGCCTTCTAAATAAGGTGTATAACTGCGACGAATGACACCAGATTCTAGCGGAAAAACCGAGGAGATATAAAACCAGTCAGGAGCTTTGACGACTATTTTACCGTTTATAGTGGCACAAAGTCCAAAATTAGACCCGATCAGCATTTCAGGAGTGATAAAGCCGCTTAAATCTAGAATTTCTCGTAAAGCGGCGGCTAAAAGCGGCTGATAAATATTTTCCACAGGTTCATCAGGTAAGAGAAAATCTGGGGGCAATTTTTCCCAGGTAATAGTCAATTGAGCGATGGCGCTATTGTAAGTCATAATTGATGAAGCAATCAGAAAAATGTTGTATACCTGCTAAAAAATTTGTCTTACCTGAATTATTATTACCGATGAGCAACGTCACAGGCTGAAGTTCAATTGTCGTTAATTTATGAGTTCTAAAATTTTTAAGAGTAATTTTTGTAAACATTATGATTAAGGTGGGCAATACCCACCCTGCACACCAATACGTTAATCTTATCAATAAATATCTTATTGCACGACCATTGTGCGTAAAGGAGGCCGCCAACACAAATAAGCAAGGGGCCCAAACAAGGGAATTAACGCTATTAACCAGAATAA is from Gloeothece verrucosa PCC 7822 and encodes:
- a CDS encoding DUF4351 domain-containing protein yields the protein MTYNSAIAQLTITWEKLPPDFLLPDEPVENIYQPLLAAALREILDLSGFITPEMLIGSNFGLCATINGKIVVKAPDWFYISSVFPLESGVIRRSYTPYLEGDTPAVVMEFLSDAEQSEYSAKSTYPYGKWYFYERILQVPIYVIFEPKEGILEVHSLKNGRYELEKADQNERYWIETMNLYLGVWYGTRNQLTTYWLRWWDNMGHLLPWANERVEQSLSQGILQGKQDLIIRLLTRKFGTIAPELQTKIKSLSAQDLDDLSECGTRSAPQSLLDFSELSSLSNWLAQR
- a CDS encoding AAA family ATPase; the encoded protein is MFTKITLKNFRTHKLTTIELQPVTLLIGNNNSGKTNFLAGIQHFSDCFINYDLQ